DNA from Clarias gariepinus isolate MV-2021 ecotype Netherlands chromosome 11, CGAR_prim_01v2, whole genome shotgun sequence:
ccaatgctgaaggcatttgAATTGTGCAATAATCTACTTTGAACAGAaagtatgctctgtaaagccttcaccATGACtttaatctaaggtgctgttaattggtgatttttgaggctggtaacccAAATGAACTTGTCCTCTGCATTAGAGGTAAATTTTGGTCTTTCTTTCATGGGATTTTTtccatgagagccagtttcatcatggtgcttgataggttttgcaaatgcacttgacagtaCTGTTCTAGTTACAGCTATTCCacaacagctgacctttgtgtcttaaaaaaaattttactgtAGTGTTGTTCCTAACCTAATTACCTAATATGAcatgtgttatttcacagttttgAAATCTTCAGTATTGTGAAGATTAATTCATCTTTAGTAACTTTTTTATCCTGCTAAATGTTTTGGAGCTTCAGAGTCTGACAGGAACACACTACTACTGCTTAGGCCACGAGgattataaacacatttatacactcATTTGCACATTGGGGAAATTTAAACTTATCCAACATGGATGTGGAGAACACATGAAATTGTACATATTATGTAAAACCATGAACAACACTAGGGTTAAGGATTAACATGGTTATGGGCCCCTAGGCTGTTCCTTGTGTGGGGGCCCCCTTATATTGTTTTACCAAATAAGTAATTTAGGGCAACATCCTACAAATATTACACAGCATGTCACTGACAATATTgcacaaaaatgcattaaatatgtTTCTAATGACCAAATAAGGGTCAAGGGACTATTTTCTTTTAACtaactttaaataattaaaaataatctcGTCGCTGCACACTGTCCATTAATCAGCCCCTGTATCCACGGAAACACTGTTGCGCCTGAAAGAAGCAGGATTCTGTACAAAATTTCCAGTTTTAAACACTTTCAAAGTTTTTTGTGTGGGCCAGTTAGATATATAATTCCACACTGGGAGTTTTGCTGTGTGGCACCTTGGCTTAGTGCTTAGCCCTGTCGCCCTGGACCTTCAGGGATAGGGTTCAATTCTCACCTtgggtgtgtgtgaatgcatgatCTCCCAGTGttcggtgggtttccttctggtACTCcgttttccttccacagtcccaACTGTGACTCAGGaatccccccccacccccagaCCGGGTATACATGATAAAACCGTATAGACAATGAAagagttttgttgttgttgttgtgtatcTAACCATGGGTATGAGAAATAAGGAGCCCCTGCTCCTTGCAGACACATGACTACAAAGTTATACTCGTTCACATGGACTACACACAACCTTCCTAACTTCTACAAGAAACAGACAGACCcgaatttttttacagtgcgTGTCTGCAAACATATATAGACGTGTGTCCTGAAACTGGGACATTATTCGGTCCGGTTGGTAATCGCAGCTATTCTGTGTAGAGACACACGCGAAAGTCCGTGTTAATGACCCATCAGTGCCGCGCGACGTCTCAGACCCGCGTTTTAAACGCATATTGTGACTCAATGTCCTGACGTCACTTCGCGCCGCTGGTTGGCTGGCCGCGCACTGACTCCGTGCGCGTGAAGCGGGTTCTGTGAATCCAGCTCGCTCGCGCGCTGCGCTCGTAACGCCTTAATAAACAGCTGTTGAATCGCGCGCGGACAGTGAGAGGTAAGTTACTCTCTTCCTTTATTGTATACTTTTACGTTTTTTAAGACTGTTTGTTTAACGCCAACAAGAGTCCGAGATTATTATAACAATACCTGATCACATTAAAGTCACGAAACATTTGCGCTTGGCGTTTGCGAAACACCAGCTCAGtgtaattaattactttttttttttttttttacaaaatgtctACAGCATACAAATTAAGTAGACAGTgctacattattattagtagtaatattatcaatattgttattattattgcaactTGTCAGGCAGGTGCCACCGCCACATCGCGAGCGCAGGTGATCTTATTGATTTAGTGCTGCTGCCGATATAATCTAGTATCAGTTATCAGATTACGACCTTCGTTTATCATCTCCGCTGTGTTTTGGTGCTCTGTGCGTGATTAATGAAGAGTGAGACCCATGCATAAGGATGGGATGGAACTGGCACGTTTCTGCCTGTGGCATGGCATGCAAATTGTTGCCTCTTCAAGCATGCCTCTGGAAACGAGATGTTATTTCTGAAATGGCATCGGGATACTTTTACGGCGTTGTTATCGACGTGTTTACGGTTTCTCTTTGCACGTGCGCGACGAGATAGATTTGAGCGACCGTTGAGCTGTAATAATAATGGTCATCGTCCCATAGTCATCTCGGTTTGTCTTAGGGAAATCAATTAGGAGATATCTCTTAGGAGAGTGGAGCACTTTAGGTGCACATAATCAAGCCGACCAGGGTGTCAGACATCTGTTGATTTGCTGCTTTTAGATTCAcgtttttcttcatttaaaacgCACTCTTCTAATTTAACCCTCATTAATATATATCACACTATAATAACTCAATGGATTGCAATTCTATGCCTGCTTCCCATTActtataaaatgcttttaaaaatagcTCTATATGATCATTTTAAAGATGCACTACAGCTAGCTGAGATAAGtttgaacatacagtatttatttagtcTTTTTTAATCTTGTATGACAACCTTTCCCAGTGGTTAACACCCCTTTCTCTTGAATCCTTCTCAGGTTAAAAGAAGTAAGAAGCAAGAGGACAAAGCCGTGACATGTTTTTGTTAATGCTGCTATGATGGATTTGACTAAAATGGGCGTTATCCATCTCCAAAACCCTGGGCACCCGGCAAGTCTCCTGCAGAAGGCTAACCAGATGCGTCTGTCGGGGACATTGTGCGATGTGGTCATTATGGTGGACAGCCAGGAGTTCCATGCCCACAGAACTGTACTGGCGTGCGTCAGCAAGATGTTTGAGATCCTGTTCCATCGAAATAGCCAACACTACACTCTGGATTTTCTCTCACCAAAGACCTTCCAGCAGATCCTGGAATATGCTTACACTGCCACACTCCAGGCTAAACTTGAAGATTTAGATGACCTGCTATATGCTGCAGAGATCCTGGAAATCGAGTACTTAGAGGAGCAGTGTCTGAAGATCTTGGAGACCATTCAGTCATCTGAAGAAAACGACATGGACGTAAACACAAATGAGAATGGCACAGAAGATGATGATGAGCGTCGGATGAAGTATTTAAAGAGCACTTTTCTGTCTAAAAAACATTCCATACAGGAGGGTAACTACAGCTCTGCTGGCCGCCATCGACTGGCCATAGGCAACATGATTGACAAGAAGCCTTTAGTGTCAGCGCCACTGGGCCTTAATACCATCAGCCCCACGAGGGCTGCTGTAGAAAGTTTGATGAGCATTGGCCAGTCTCTCCTGGCAGGGACTGTTCAACAAGGCCTCCCTTTCCCCCAGGAAAACTCTTCTCCATTGCTAGAAAAGATTAAGACTGAAATGATGCAAGTGGATGAGGAGGACGGCCACGAGGGTAGCTCTTCTAGAAATGGAGATGGCATCAGCGAGTCCAAACAGCACAGAGGCACTCCGGGAACCCCCACTAGAGGCACCGTCATCACTAGTGCTAGGGAGCTCCATTCCACTGATGGTGTTCCTGAATCACATGGAGATGCCAGCCAAGTGGGACCAGCAAACGTTGCCAGTCTGGCTGAGAGACATCTTGCAACATTGTATAACCATAAGAATGAGAACATGCTGCCCATATCTGTATCCATGGCTTCATCTCTGCACATGCCACCCACCCTTGCTATGTCTGCAGACTTTGGTGCCTACGGCGGTCTCTTTCACCAGAGCTTCATTCAGCGGGAGTTCTTCAGTAAACTGAGCAATTGCACAGCAGGTGCAAGGCATGAGGGCCAGAGGGagcgctgcagtgtgtgtgacaTGGAGCTACTGGATAGTGAGACTGCAGAGCAACACAGGTGGGGCAAAATCTTTATTGTagtgcctgtctgtctgtctgtctgtctactgGATTCACCTCTAACAAACACTTTCCTAGCATAATTGATTGAGGGTCTCTGtctaaaacatatatttttgtttttcttataaatTTTATATGCACACAGATAAATGACCTCTTTAGAAATTATTctccttttttaaatacagtatataaacccACTGTTTAAAACTTATccagttttaattatttattattgataaGAGGGCTGAGATCTTGAGGGATTAAGATCCTGATCACATTAAAAGTAATGCAGTTACCAGTAACCACAGTTCTTGGATGTTTCTGAAAGGCATACTGTACTTAGTCACATGGCTAGggatcattataatattttaggGAGAAACATGACTGACACAGAATTACAAAGAGAGAGACGCAAGTAAACTGTAACGAATTCCTAAAAGTAGAGACAAAGTGGCACCAAACAATTTTAATCAAAGTAAAGTTCACATAGGACGGCAGTTTGAAATCTGATCACATGATTTATAGTCTTTTTATAAGTAATTAATTTTCAGTAATATTACCAACTCCATATTGTGCCAAAAGTCATctcaataaatataaatgtatacttttatatgtatacatgcatttattacgagggacgttcaagtcaaatcggaACTTtgaattgtgcagaataacaactagttatgagagtaaaaattcCCTTTATTTCTAATTATAATTCCATGCTACACTAACGTACGCCCAAACATATgtagtgagatcaggactgtatgggagatgtcgcaataactcccagctgaggtTCTGTGATGTGCAAGTGTTGTTCGTTaatggttgtgtgtacagtttccacagacaaaTGTGTTCCTTCCataagttggtgacaagttaccCCACAATTTTTAAGCATCAGGCATTCCACTTCCTGAATGGTCAAAGGAACAGTTGCAGTGGGTTCTAAGTCTCcggcaaatgtgttttttttatacctttattcatgagaaaagtcccggtttgacttgaacacccctcaaatattgaacacccctcatatataCAAGGTATTTGCAATTCCAAAGTGCATTTCATGTGTCTCATTTCATGTAGAGGTGAAAATCTTAGAGgagcaaaacatttaatataatatgcagaatgctttttaaaaaaaataaaaaatacttaagaGACCAAGGCAAATTTAGTAACTTGACTCACAACCAGAAACTTAAtattagaaaatgaaaacatatCTTTTGCACATGCAAGGTGATAATAGTTTtattggttcttttttttttttgctttttaaggcAAGACATTACAATTGAACACAGTATTAAAAACAATCTATAGTGAATGTAAAATCCTAAAACTAAAATGAGATTTGTTTATGCAAATGAGGCTTTATATAGTTAAATATTCATGTATTTGCatagatattaaataaaaaaactaatcttttgtttttattaaaaatattcttttgttttattgtttttatttagtctttAATTGACTTCGAAAACACTTTTAAGAGAAATATTGGTTGAAATCTCTGTTGAAACTTTGTTTGAAGAATAAGCACATTGATTCCCTGTATAttactttatacaacagttatttCCAACCGAGTagtctgattggacgagaggctgATTCATAAAAATTCACACCAAACTGTgacgtttaactatatgtaatCATTCCACATAAAAGGtaatttaacaattgttaattacATCAACATTCACAGCATGGGTGAAATTAGCTCAGTATAGTCCACGGTACtggaaagaggggagagcagctgcctgccaaaacctacATTCAAAAACAGTCGCAgaagcattttcagcaagaaaacacatctgataccATTGTCACCCTATACAACACTTACGTCTATTTAGTCATTTCTAAGTCATTgcactgtttgttttattcttttcacAGCTCGTGTGAGCTATAAAATTAACTTgctctaacacaaggctgaatcctaaATCCCTTGATAATATGTGGTGTTTTGGGACAattttataaaagcaatatgACTCTTGAGATCGTGTTGTATTGAATAACCAGCATTACTGTGATATCTTCATTACGTGAGCTGCGGCCTCATGCCTACTGTCACATatcagccgtgctgatatttagcacaacagcactctctCTCTTGTGATATcgcttaattatttattataaattgctGTTAGTTATTTACACTGTCAGACTCACTCCAAAAAGTTTTAATATCCATAGGCTTTGTTGCGActtgtaatactgtatgtacaatgtTTTGTATTTGAGAGACAGTCAAATGGCTTGTCCCCTGTACACCAAATAGAAGAcggggtttatatatgtgtatataagcCTTATAACTTTATGTAATTCTGTTATAAAGATAGGTTGAGAGTGAGTTTACCCCCTCTAGAGAGTAAGAGAACGAACTGGTGATAGGGAGAACGAGAGAGAATTGCACCACACctgatactgattttatttattactacaaCCAAACTGAACCCAGTGACACCTGCCCAGGTTTCTGGACTCCTGCCATCAAAACACAAAGGCAAGAGAATATTTCAGGAATGTCTGCTTTATGTATTTACCTTTGTGAAAATATTAATCTAGGAGAAACTAAAAGCAAACAACTCTTAGGAACATTGACTTTTATGATGGATGGTTACCTCGAAATGACATTTAATATGCATAAAGTTGTAAAACCCTGGGAGGTAGATAAGGATCACTGCAAAGGGCTAAAGTGTGTGgctgatttttttctcttatgaCCATTGTCATTACAGTTGTGATTGGTTCCACAGAATCTTGCTTTGTTAAAACCAAATAATCTGATGCACTTACCAATAAGGAAGCCTTGTGTTGGAAAGAAACTTTCCTTTTTAtcctgaaaagagagagaggaggcaCTTAGCCCTGATAAAACATTTATCGCAGTTGATTGTGCAAGAAGTAAATATACACTATACTTTTAAATTGGCATTGGCCTCTTTATGTTCTGATTCATGTTTTGGCAAAGATTTAAGACATGAGCAAATATTTGGAgaaccacatcacacacatatacaaatgtCTTGGTACCCTTCCAAAGAAAGTGACTGAAATCTCTTAAAATTGCAATTGATATAAGTAGTGATGAATaagaatttaataaacattaactGATGAAAGGAcgaagaataaataataaaaatgatggagTCTGGGCATAATTTCTGTAGTTCTCACCTGTTAACAGGTGGTTTGGTCGACTTATATACAGCATGCAGTCTCAGCAATCTCAATATACACTTCTTTATTCTCCATTGTATCTGATAGGGAAAACTGCTTTGCAGAGAGAAGACAGCACATAAGACATGAAATTATATCAATTTACACATTCACGTCTCCTGAGGAATATGCATTTTTCTTTCAAGTACACGTGTAAGTAGTTTGCCCTCGTATCTCAGGATCAAGGAGCAAAATTATTGATGGAGATTATTATCCGTATTCTTATatcaaaaattatgtttttgatCTACTGgtgaaacatttgttttttattcagacAACTGAAGTAATGATATTTCAAGGTTAAAATGGAGTGGAACAAttttaggttttaaaaatgttgttctTTGCTGAGTTTACCGGCACTTATCCTTTATGTAATATTGATTATTATaggattttttaaagtattattattagaattgcCTATAAAGAACCTTATGTGACAGTATTTGATCCTACAGAATAataagatttcatttaatttagacACTGAATATGAATATTTGAAGAATCtaaataattaatcaattgTAAAACCTTTTACTGTAACCTGTGAATATTCATCTTAGTACTTGTGAATGTCCAATATCTCCAAACAACATGTAATAAAAGGTCCCAAAATCCATAAGACAGGTCTAACACTATAACAcacaatgtggaaaaagtgatgcactaAAAATACTTAATCATAATCAATAGAACCGTCCCTTAGTTTTCACATAAATATGAGGTTGCATTTAATGCTCTTATTATAGATGTTGCAATTTGTAATGTATCTGTATATTTGGGGTTAATGTAGTTGAGATGTATCCCCAAAATACACTTCAGCCGAATAAATACATAAGTGCCAGATATTCTGGAAACACAACTTGAGAGCTATGGAATCTCTTTTTCCTTGCAGATGATTCATGAGGGGCAGGAAAAAAGAGCAGCTTGGTGATTCTCTGAAATGGGTGCTCTTTAAGTGCCCCAGACTTAAAAGACATTAAAGATTTTCAGCTAAGGGGAACCACAAATGGATTTCATAACCATAAATTAATAGACCAAGAGACTTTGCtgcaaaactgaataaaatatgTGACCATCATTACATTCACATTTAATATCATACAAATTGCAATTaatacttccttttttttctgatataaTCATGGTTGTCTATTTCATCAAAAGTATTGTTATATTTgttatgatttgtttaaagAACTAATTATGAAATTGCAATACTGACATACCGTAGATTTTTGTCACAGCATACTATTTCcccaatacaaaaataataatactttctTCAGCATTTGAGTAAAGTAACATCACACAGGTTTTCAACATGATAGTAAATGATAGTAAACAGAAAATGTTGCAAAATATTAGTTCTTGAATGTCATATCATGTGACTGTCTTAGGGAACAGGAGTCCTACAGGACAACCTTCAAACATATACACCACCTGGCCAAAATATAATAAGTCACACATGAATTTTTTATTCTACGGTATTTAGATTTGATTATCAGATTCATCATGGTGGATAATTTATGTGTGAAAAccattctttcacaatttgagtcctggaatatacccatcccatcaggaaagaaaatccaTTGGAGGGATAACTTAATCATTCAGTATGTTCAGGGCATTAGCTGATTTCGTTTTACTGAGCCTAGAACTGACCAGCTAAAGagactccagatcataacactgcctctaagggcttgtacagtgggcacaatGCCCACATCACAAtgtgtgcatcacttcatgcacttccattcttaccctgatgcgccCATCACTCTAAAATATCATTAATCGGGACTCATCAGACTAGTTCTTTCATAAAGCTGGTGATCTAGCACTATctgtccaggttttaataagtTATTTGACGTTTTAtaacctaattttttttttttttttaattaatgaaattaattaaattcctGTAATTTAGTCTTTGTTTAATGCAAGCCAATTTTGGCCAGGCATTATTTTTCCTATCGTCAGTTGTGTGTTTAGAGTAAAATTGAATTAGGCTTGGTTTGACCAGTTTGATCAATCGGTAATCATATAAAATAAGCAACAACATGACTGAAGCTCTTTTTGTTCacatttcagttttttgttAATCCTGGGAAACATGCCGTGTTTGCAGACCCCCTCAGGGCTTGAAAGAAGCTCCATTGTCCTCTTAACTACagcttttcttttcattcttttgTTTACTCAACTTACATCCATCTGTGCTCCAGAATCACAACTTTAAACCAAAAGCATAGATGCCTTTAAACTTGTAAATAGATCAATTGATCACCAAATGGACTATAGGTGTCAAAGAGGCTACTTTTAGCATAGTGGCCTACGCTTAAAGTACTCACTTAAAACATGATGGCTCAAATATGAGTGTAAGTAGACAATTATACAACATTAATAGCCTTTAAGTCAGTAGTAGATAGCCTTACAAACCTGTAAGGAGATGTACCTAAAACCTAAAAATCTGTAAAGGGGGAGGGTTTGCTTTGTCATGCCTCATTAGTAACCCAACCCCTACCTGGCTATTGAAAGATCTTTAAATCTCTGACATCTATAAGAACCTCCGGAATCCTGTTGGTCAAGACTTTAAGTCCTTCTGTATCACATTGTCCCCCTGAGCATATTATCAGTCACACACAGGATGCATTCAGGCCTTATCTCCACTGAAAACATTACAGGTCAACTCCTTTGGGGTCAGGTCAATCCACTGACCTCTGGCCCTCCTATGGTGGTTTTTATCCCTTCTCTAGAATTGTTTCTTGTGTTTAAACCttcttttatgtgtgtgtgtgtgtgtgtgtgtgtgtgtgtgtggtggaagTAGCTATGGGGagtacagcctttttttttttttgacaatctgttaattaaaaaaaaaatttttttaaacattagtgAGGTTTGTGGATTGTTCTCAAGGAGTTTGTAAAtagtaacaaaataaaaatgtatggtATACATTACTCTTCCAGACACACAGTAGGGCTAGTGTTTTTAGGAAAATGTCTGTATGCACTTGGAAGGCAAATGTTTCAAATAATTGATAGACTAAATAAAAGATAGCTTGTCATGTTATTGAGAAACTGGAAAGCAAAACTTCTCTTACTGTAGTcttcaaataatataaatgagcCACTACTGCAGAAACCGATCATTAGAATTATAGATGGCACTGTTGTCAGAACTGCTGgtatataaaattaatccaCATTGTATAAGACACCATGAAATTCAACATTGTTAGGAAGattaaggaaaataataaaatatataatatataataatataacacctcattaggtacacctgttcaattGTTTGT
Protein-coding regions in this window:
- the zbtb16b gene encoding zinc finger and BTB domain-containing protein 16-A is translated as MMDLTKMGVIHLQNPGHPASLLQKANQMRLSGTLCDVVIMVDSQEFHAHRTVLACVSKMFEILFHRNSQHYTLDFLSPKTFQQILEYAYTATLQAKLEDLDDLLYAAEILEIEYLEEQCLKILETIQSSEENDMDVNTNENGTEDDDERRMKYLKSTFLSKKHSIQEGNYSSAGRHRLAIGNMIDKKPLVSAPLGLNTISPTRAAVESLMSIGQSLLAGTVQQGLPFPQENSSPLLEKIKTEMMQVDEEDGHEGSSSRNGDGISESKQHRGTPGTPTRGTVITSARELHSTDGVPESHGDASQVGPANVASLAERHLATLYNHKNENMLPISVSMASSLHMPPTLAMSADFGAYGGLFHQSFIQREFFSKLSNCTAGARHEGQRERCSVCDMELLDSETAEQHRKLHSDMKTFGCEFCGKHFLDSLRLRMHMLSHSDGPKALVCDQCGAQFSKEDALEAHRQTHTGSDMAVFCLLCGKRFQTQKALQGHMEVHAGVRSYICSECDRTFPSHTALKRHLRSHTGDHPYECEFCGSCFRDESTLKGHKRIHTGEKPYECNSCGKRFSLKHQLETHYRVHTGEKPFECKLCHQRSRDYSAMIKHLRTHNGASPYQCTICQEYCPSLSAMQKHMKSHKPEDVPPDWRIEKTYLYLCYV